In Salinarimonas sp., a genomic segment contains:
- a CDS encoding VIT1/CCC1 transporter family protein, with protein MREDRERRTPNGVARWIRTYLPELVYGANDGVVTTLAVVSGVTGAQLSATVILILGFANLLADGVSMGASDVLSERSKPAEEDRPSLREASKNGLATFSGFLAAGVVPLLAYLLPVPGSAFAWACGLSAVTLFGIGAGRSFFSDRGWLLAGLEMLAIGALAGSVAYGVGLLGRLVTGGGG; from the coding sequence ATGCGAGAGGACCGCGAGCGGCGGACCCCGAACGGGGTCGCGCGCTGGATCCGCACCTATCTGCCGGAGCTCGTCTACGGCGCGAACGACGGCGTCGTGACGACGCTCGCCGTCGTCTCGGGCGTCACGGGGGCGCAACTCTCCGCGACCGTGATCCTGATCCTCGGCTTCGCCAATCTCCTCGCCGACGGCGTCTCCATGGGCGCGAGCGACGTCCTGTCCGAGCGCTCGAAGCCGGCGGAGGAGGATCGCCCCTCGCTGCGGGAGGCCTCGAAGAACGGGCTCGCCACGTTCTCGGGCTTCCTCGCCGCGGGCGTGGTGCCGCTCCTCGCCTATCTTCTCCCGGTCCCCGGCTCGGCCTTCGCCTGGGCCTGCGGCCTCTCGGCCGTGACCCTGTTCGGCATCGGCGCCGGACGGTCCTTCTTCTCCGACCGCGGCTGGCTGCTCGCCGGCCTCGAGATGCTCGCCATCGGCGCGCTGGCGGGGAGCGTGGCGTATGGGGTCGGGCTGCTCGGGCGTTTGGTGACGGGGGGTGGGGGGTGA